One genomic window of Thalassolituus hydrocarboniclasticus includes the following:
- a CDS encoding transglutaminase TgpA family protein — MSAAGHPNTDLQIPRSALLWLLGSNLAALLPHGQHLPLWMWGLALFVLTWRGLTHLGRLSYPNRWAKVVAVFVASAAVVVAFDKSFSLESAAAFLIAASLLKLLEMRNRRDGYVVVFLSYFLLGTGFLFDQSLFSGLYGIITVWLLTSALVALHQNGFSHDAQSVRRSRRAAKLAAAILLVSLPLMLVLYLLFPRLAPLWSMALQSGKAKTGLSAEMAPGDIADLSQSDELVFRVSFSDGRVPPRDQLYWRALVLDDYDGRRWQTSGVTSEAQWYPNSWQPPAGAAGLVRYEIIQEATSQKWLFALRGVAAQEERIGMTLDDRLVVRRPLHERKRYQALSWPSVSISEEGLVPLEQRQNLLLPRGRNPQTLAWAQQRRAEAADDAAYINGVLRHFREQDFHYTLKPPLMGSEEIDDFLFNQRRGFCAHYAGALVFLARAAGIPARVVSGYQGGEWNAADGYLTVRQYDAHAWTEVWLRGQGWVRVDPTAAVAPQRIEFGLERAVAEEGTFLQDNLLSPHRFKGVSWLNQLRMEMDSLNYYWQLWVLSYDSKRQQGFLNGVLGLDDYQQGLYVLGGSFGGFFLLASLVVWWRQRPAPVSPFMRSWQRLQDKGQKLGVEPQAGETAGSYLQRLEQHCPQQQSLLRWLAAEINRSLYQPQTDKQQMLKQQRNLLRAIARVRRQLSAG, encoded by the coding sequence ATGAGCGCTGCCGGTCATCCGAATACCGATCTGCAGATTCCGCGCAGCGCCTTGTTGTGGTTGCTGGGCAGTAATCTGGCCGCTTTACTGCCGCACGGACAACACCTGCCACTGTGGATGTGGGGGCTGGCGTTGTTTGTTCTTACCTGGCGCGGGCTGACGCATCTGGGGCGCTTATCTTACCCGAACCGCTGGGCCAAAGTGGTGGCGGTGTTCGTGGCCTCGGCCGCGGTGGTGGTGGCGTTCGATAAATCCTTTTCGCTGGAAAGTGCCGCTGCCTTTCTGATTGCCGCCAGCCTGCTGAAGTTGCTGGAAATGCGTAACCGCCGCGATGGTTATGTGGTGGTTTTTTTAAGCTACTTTCTGCTCGGTACCGGCTTTCTCTTTGATCAGAGTTTGTTTTCCGGCCTGTATGGCATCATCACGGTCTGGCTGCTGACCAGCGCGCTGGTCGCTCTGCATCAGAACGGTTTCTCCCATGATGCGCAAAGTGTGCGCCGCAGCCGTCGCGCAGCAAAGCTGGCCGCCGCCATTCTGTTGGTGTCGCTGCCGCTGATGCTGGTGTTGTATCTGCTGTTTCCGCGTCTGGCACCGCTGTGGAGCATGGCGCTGCAGTCGGGTAAGGCAAAAACCGGATTGTCGGCCGAAATGGCGCCGGGTGATATTGCCGATCTCAGCCAGTCCGATGAGCTGGTGTTTCGTGTGTCGTTCAGCGATGGCCGGGTACCGCCCCGGGATCAGCTTTACTGGCGCGCACTGGTTCTGGATGACTACGATGGCCGGCGCTGGCAGACCAGCGGCGTTACCTCTGAAGCTCAGTGGTACCCGAACAGCTGGCAACCTCCCGCAGGTGCCGCAGGGCTGGTTCGCTATGAAATTATTCAGGAGGCAACCAGTCAGAAGTGGTTGTTTGCCCTGCGGGGGGTAGCCGCGCAGGAAGAGCGCATTGGCATGACCCTCGATGACCGCCTGGTCGTACGCCGGCCGTTACACGAGCGTAAACGTTATCAGGCTCTGTCCTGGCCTTCGGTCAGCATCAGTGAAGAGGGGCTGGTTCCGCTTGAGCAGCGACAGAACCTGTTGTTACCGCGAGGCCGTAATCCGCAGACGCTGGCCTGGGCGCAGCAGCGTCGTGCAGAGGCGGCTGATGATGCAGCCTACATCAATGGCGTGTTGCGTCATTTCCGCGAGCAGGACTTTCATTACACCCTGAAACCACCGCTGATGGGCAGCGAAGAAATTGACGACTTTCTGTTTAATCAGCGTCGCGGTTTCTGTGCTCATTATGCTGGTGCGCTTGTATTCCTGGCTCGTGCCGCAGGGATTCCGGCGCGGGTGGTGTCCGGCTATCAGGGCGGTGAGTGGAATGCTGCCGATGGTTATTTAACCGTGCGTCAGTACGATGCCCATGCCTGGACGGAAGTCTGGCTCCGTGGGCAGGGCTGGGTGCGGGTTGATCCGACCGCGGCGGTTGCGCCACAGCGTATCGAGTTCGGTCTGGAGCGCGCGGTCGCTGAAGAGGGAACCTTTCTGCAGGATAATCTGCTGTCACCGCATCGCTTTAAGGGCGTCAGCTGGCTGAATCAGCTGCGTATGGAAATGGACAGCCTGAATTATTACTGGCAATTGTGGGTGTTGTCTTATGACAGTAAGCGGCAGCAGGGCTTTCTGAACGGTGTGCTTGGGCTGGATGACTATCAGCAGGGCTTATACGTGTTGGGTGGTAGCTTTGGCGGCTTTTTCCTGCTGGCTTCGCTGGTTGTCTGGTGGCGTCAGCGCCCGGCGCCGGTTTCGCCTTTTATGCGCAGCTGGCAGCGTCTGCAGGACAAAGGACAAAAACTGGGGGTTGAGCCGCAGGCTGGAGAAACAGCAGGCAGTTATCTGCAGCGTCTTGAGCAGCACTGCCCGCAGCAGCAGAGCTTGCTGCGCTGGCTGGCCGCAGAGATTAACCGCAGTCTGTATCAGCCACAGACGGATAAACAGCAGATGCTGAAGCAACAGCGCAACCTGTTACGTGCTATTGCCAGAGTTCGCCGTCAGCTCAGTGCGGGTTAA
- a CDS encoding DUF6436 domain-containing protein, with protein MTKPALSNNKHPAGTPSPASSAKNIWLALLVSVWLLATLAGLWWFQQQNVRPFVAASDDPRFWQASQVSQMLQPLLQQLPPSAIPQGTDEPVLLLHFWNPDCLCNQLSQRHFDGLISRFNAAQLRIVVIAAPGTSDEQLQNFRQLNGTRMEVMRQPQGLDLPLPSSPALALLSPQGELGYFGAYGFGALCTVANDDFFPNIVRELGAQGYGPFANVAGDGCFCAWPLQKAAASETPD; from the coding sequence ATGACCAAACCTGCACTTTCCAACAACAAACATCCAGCTGGCACGCCGTCACCAGCCAGTTCAGCAAAGAATATCTGGCTGGCCCTGCTGGTCAGTGTCTGGTTATTGGCAACCCTGGCCGGCTTGTGGTGGTTTCAGCAGCAGAATGTCCGCCCTTTTGTCGCAGCCAGCGATGACCCGCGCTTCTGGCAAGCCAGTCAGGTCAGCCAGATGCTGCAACCGTTACTGCAGCAATTGCCACCGTCTGCGATCCCGCAGGGCACAGACGAACCCGTGCTTTTGCTGCATTTCTGGAACCCCGATTGTCTGTGCAACCAGCTCAGCCAGCGCCATTTTGATGGCCTGATCAGCCGCTTTAACGCGGCCCAACTGCGCATTGTGGTGATTGCTGCTCCGGGTACCAGCGATGAACAACTGCAGAATTTCCGCCAACTGAACGGTACCCGTATGGAAGTGATGCGCCAGCCCCAGGGCCTTGATCTGCCCCTGCCCAGCAGTCCGGCGCTCGCCCTGTTAAGCCCTCAGGGTGAACTGGGTTACTTTGGCGCTTATGGCTTCGGCGCGCTGTGCACCGTCGCCAATGATGACTTTTTCCCGAATATCGTGCGCGAACTGGGCGCACAGGGTTACGGCCCTTTTGCTAACGTAGCGGGTGATGGCTGCTTCTGTGCCTGGCCGCTGCAAAAAGCCGCCGCTTCAGAAACGCCTGACTGA
- a CDS encoding thioredoxin family protein, with amino-acid sequence MTEPSAPALAEPPWIVSLTEEQLTAQLAAARVPVLLDFWASWCAPCRAILPLLEKLVLEFKGQILLFKVDAEQSPELLQRFAVKGLPAVLLLQNGIEVDRFQQTLTESQIRAFIQPWLRQPAQESALLSGCLQQAERAFAAADADQAAFSLNQACQIAFAAQGGVALMLADILNILLEGLGCLPRSERGALIQLAESWLAAADFSVLREPKLQQAQARLALQREQGQQSLDEIDALRQQLTQPEVQQSSAVLALAGALAAAGDYQAALDVLLDFLQSRCHGKPQASTSLAETADYQQVQARLIELIDILPDRVLANRYRRRLFELPGLSL; translated from the coding sequence ATGACGGAACCCTCAGCGCCAGCTCTGGCAGAACCTCCCTGGATTGTATCGCTGACCGAAGAGCAGTTGACCGCACAGCTGGCCGCTGCCCGGGTTCCTGTGCTGCTCGATTTCTGGGCCAGCTGGTGTGCGCCTTGCCGGGCGATTCTGCCATTGCTGGAAAAGCTGGTGCTGGAGTTTAAGGGGCAGATACTGTTGTTCAAGGTCGATGCAGAACAGTCACCCGAGCTGCTGCAGCGCTTTGCGGTTAAAGGTTTGCCGGCGGTCTTGTTGCTGCAGAACGGCATTGAAGTTGATCGCTTTCAGCAGACGCTCACCGAATCGCAGATCCGCGCATTTATTCAGCCCTGGCTCAGGCAGCCAGCGCAGGAGAGTGCTCTGCTATCCGGCTGTCTGCAGCAGGCGGAGCGGGCCTTTGCTGCCGCTGATGCAGATCAGGCGGCATTCAGCCTGAATCAGGCCTGCCAGATTGCCTTTGCTGCACAGGGTGGTGTGGCGCTGATGCTGGCCGATATTCTGAATATCTTGCTGGAAGGACTTGGCTGCTTGCCGCGCTCAGAACGTGGCGCGTTGATTCAGCTGGCTGAAAGCTGGCTGGCCGCCGCCGATTTCAGTGTGTTGCGTGAACCGAAGCTGCAGCAGGCACAGGCCCGGCTGGCGTTACAACGCGAGCAGGGGCAGCAGTCGCTTGATGAGATTGATGCGCTGCGCCAGCAATTAACGCAACCAGAGGTGCAGCAGAGCTCGGCCGTTTTGGCGTTGGCCGGTGCTCTGGCAGCTGCAGGAGATTATCAGGCCGCTCTGGATGTGCTGCTGGATTTTTTACAGTCCCGTTGCCACGGCAAACCGCAGGCATCGACATCGCTTGCAGAGACCGCCGACTATCAGCAGGTGCAGGCACGGCTGATTGAACTGATTGATATCCTGCCGGATCGTGTACTGGCTAACCGCTATCGCCGCCGGCTGTTTGAATTGCCAGGGCTGTCGTTATAA
- a CDS encoding acyl-CoA dehydrogenase family protein — protein sequence MLTFDSLRLASPYYNEHHAEWRSQLRKFVEREIMPNVDEWEEACDLPQSLWDKAADVGLLQLGYPEQYGGLSEGTDIFHTIIAVEELSRTGAGGIYATLMVHGIGLPPVVHFGSDYLKDRVIAPVLRGEKHISLAITEPGGGSDVANLSTSAVRDGDHYIINGSKTFITGGMRADWYTVAVRTGGEGVGGISMILVPADAAGFSRTPLNKKQGWWCSDTATLYFDNVRVPAKNLIGGENQGFMPIVHNFNNERLALTAGALASAKVCIEEAATWAKERKTFGKPLSKHQVIRHKFAEMVRQVNATQAYMDSCAWQIQNGKAKPADIALLKVQATMVMEFCAREALQILGGAGYMRGCKSERIYREVRVNAIGGGSEEIMRDLAARQLGL from the coding sequence ATGCTGACGTTTGACTCGCTGCGATTAGCCAGCCCGTATTACAACGAACACCACGCTGAATGGCGCAGCCAGCTGCGTAAATTTGTTGAACGCGAAATCATGCCCAATGTCGACGAATGGGAAGAAGCCTGCGACCTGCCACAATCGCTTTGGGATAAAGCCGCCGATGTGGGCCTGCTGCAATTAGGCTATCCGGAACAATACGGTGGTCTGAGCGAAGGCACCGATATATTTCATACCATTATTGCCGTGGAAGAACTCAGCCGTACCGGTGCCGGAGGGATTTATGCCACATTAATGGTGCATGGTATTGGCCTGCCACCGGTCGTGCACTTTGGCAGCGATTATTTAAAAGATAGGGTCATTGCTCCGGTATTGCGCGGTGAAAAACACATTTCTCTGGCCATTACCGAACCCGGCGGCGGTTCAGATGTTGCCAACCTCAGCACCAGTGCTGTACGTGACGGCGACCACTATATTATTAACGGCAGCAAAACCTTTATTACCGGTGGCATGCGCGCCGACTGGTACACCGTTGCCGTGCGTACCGGCGGTGAAGGTGTGGGCGGCATTTCCATGATTCTGGTGCCGGCTGATGCCGCCGGCTTCAGCCGTACGCCATTAAATAAAAAACAGGGTTGGTGGTGCTCCGATACCGCCACACTGTATTTTGATAACGTCCGCGTCCCGGCAAAAAATTTAATCGGCGGCGAAAATCAGGGTTTTATGCCGATCGTGCATAATTTTAATAATGAACGTCTGGCATTAACCGCCGGTGCTTTAGCCAGCGCCAAAGTCTGTATCGAAGAAGCCGCCACCTGGGCAAAGGAGCGTAAAACCTTCGGTAAACCATTGAGCAAGCACCAGGTTATCCGCCACAAGTTTGCCGAAATGGTGCGCCAGGTAAATGCAACCCAGGCGTATATGGACAGCTGTGCCTGGCAGATCCAGAACGGCAAAGCCAAACCTGCCGACATTGCCTTATTAAAAGTGCAGGCCACCATGGTGATGGAATTCTGTGCCCGCGAAGCGTTACAGATTCTGGGTGGTGCCGGCTATATGCGCGGTTGTAAAAGCGAGCGCATTTACCGTGAAGTGCGGGTCAATGCCATCGGCGGCGGCTCGGAAGAAATTATGCGCGATCTGGCCGCCCGTCAGCTCGGTCTTTAA
- a CDS encoding SDR family oxidoreductase — translation MPYQSTLRAGIFAGKTLIVSGGGSGIGRCTAHELASLGAKVVLIGRNEDKLHRVLGEILEDGGQACCYSLDIRDEDAVTATIATIVTEHGPIAGLFNNAGGQFPSPLEFINKKGFEAVLNTNLTGTFLMMREVYRQSMQKHGGAIVNMTADNLNGMPGMGHSGAARAGVENITKTAAWEWGKSGVRVNAVAPGWVASSGFDTYSPAMQKTIRNLRHHVPLKRIATEAEISSAVCFLLSEGANFISGVCLRVDGGSSMGSAPAIIPLPDKPATNSESFNGFHRYELPDVLKNND, via the coding sequence ATGCCGTATCAATCCACGCTGCGCGCCGGTATTTTTGCCGGCAAAACCTTAATTGTTTCCGGAGGCGGCAGTGGTATTGGCCGCTGTACGGCCCATGAACTGGCGTCTTTAGGTGCAAAGGTCGTTCTTATCGGACGCAACGAAGACAAATTGCACAGGGTATTGGGAGAAATTCTCGAAGATGGCGGCCAGGCCTGTTGCTACAGCCTGGATATCCGCGATGAAGACGCCGTAACCGCCACCATCGCCACCATCGTGACTGAACACGGTCCGATAGCCGGCCTGTTTAATAACGCCGGCGGCCAGTTCCCCTCCCCGCTCGAATTTATTAATAAAAAAGGGTTTGAAGCGGTACTGAATACCAACCTTACCGGCACGTTTTTAATGATGCGCGAAGTCTATCGTCAGTCGATGCAAAAGCACGGTGGCGCCATCGTTAATATGACCGCTGATAATCTCAATGGCATGCCGGGCATGGGGCATTCCGGGGCTGCCCGCGCGGGGGTGGAAAACATCACCAAAACCGCGGCCTGGGAATGGGGAAAAAGCGGCGTACGGGTTAATGCCGTCGCACCTGGCTGGGTTGCCTCCAGCGGCTTTGATACCTACAGCCCGGCAATGCAGAAAACCATCCGTAACCTGCGCCACCACGTACCGTTAAAGCGCATCGCCACCGAAGCTGAAATCAGTTCTGCTGTCTGTTTTTTATTAAGCGAAGGCGCCAATTTTATCAGCGGTGTCTGTCTGCGCGTTGATGGCGGATCATCGATGGGCTCGGCACCGGCCATTATTCCGCTGCCGGATAAACCCGCCACCAACAGCGAATCGTTCAACGGTTTTCATCGCTATGAATTACCCGATGTGCTGAAAAATAACGACTAA
- a CDS encoding NADP(H)-dependent aldo-keto reductase, with protein MLKRPLGNSDLQVTKLCLGTMTWGEQNTEAQAHQQMDYALERGINFFDTAEMYPVPPKGETQGRTEQYIGSWFAKSGNRDKVILASKVAGPGDWMTHIRNGPQLTRAHIREAVENSLRRLQTDYIDLYQLHWPARPTNFFGKLGYEHQELESTPLEETLSALQELINEGKIRHYGLSNETAWGTMKVLQIADQNQWARPLSVQNPYNLLNRSYEVGLAEVSHREQVGLLAYSPLAFGVLSGKYLNGQLPPKGRITLFERFSRYKGEHAEQAVQKYVDLAADLGISPVTMALAFVTQQGFVTSNIIGATTMEQLRENIDSADVVLTAEILERINAIHKVHSNPCP; from the coding sequence ATGCTAAAACGACCATTGGGCAACAGCGATTTACAGGTAACCAAGCTCTGTTTGGGTACCATGACCTGGGGTGAGCAGAACACAGAAGCGCAAGCGCATCAGCAAATGGATTATGCGCTGGAGCGTGGCATTAATTTCTTCGATACCGCTGAGATGTATCCGGTGCCGCCGAAGGGCGAAACCCAGGGCCGCACTGAGCAGTACATCGGCAGCTGGTTTGCTAAAAGCGGAAACCGCGACAAGGTGATTCTGGCCAGTAAAGTGGCAGGCCCGGGTGACTGGATGACCCATATCCGCAATGGTCCACAACTGACCCGTGCACATATTCGTGAAGCTGTAGAAAACAGCCTGCGACGTTTACAGACCGATTATATCGATCTCTATCAGCTGCACTGGCCGGCACGGCCAACCAATTTTTTTGGCAAGCTGGGCTACGAACATCAGGAGCTGGAAAGCACGCCGCTGGAAGAAACGCTGAGCGCGCTGCAGGAACTGATTAACGAAGGCAAAATCCGCCATTACGGTCTGTCGAACGAAACCGCCTGGGGCACAATGAAAGTGCTGCAGATTGCTGATCAGAATCAGTGGGCACGGCCTCTGAGCGTTCAGAATCCTTATAATCTGCTGAACCGCAGCTATGAAGTCGGTCTGGCGGAAGTCTCTCACCGTGAACAGGTTGGTTTATTAGCGTATTCGCCGCTGGCATTTGGTGTGCTCAGTGGTAAATACCTGAACGGCCAGTTGCCGCCTAAAGGCCGCATTACATTGTTTGAACGCTTCAGCCGTTACAAAGGTGAGCATGCGGAACAGGCGGTTCAGAAATACGTCGACCTGGCAGCGGATCTGGGAATCAGTCCAGTCACTATGGCGCTGGCCTTTGTTACTCAGCAGGGTTTTGTGACGTCGAATATTATTGGCGCAACCACTATGGAACAGTTGCGGGAAAATATTGATTCGGCGGATGTTGTATTAACGGCGGAGATACTTGAACGGATTAATGCTATTCATAAAGTGCATTCCAATCCTTGCCCATGA